AATCTTGCACACCAAGACGAATTACATGTAAGAACaaacttgcatgaaatttcatTTCTCAGCAATGATTAGAATGAAATGACTGGCTCTGGTATATAGTAGAAATGGAATTTTACCAATGTGCTCAGATTCGCAATCGTTATCGATCAAGGTTGAATGAATTCTGTACCAAGGTTGTGTAACGTTATTTAAAGATTGGtccatcaatttttgtttttgaccgcgtttgaaattttaatctCAACAAATTCTGGTTCAGACAAAAACTAGTTTACCATTGCTGACAACAAAGGTGATAAAGACCctaaaaagagaagaaatttcACAAATAACTTTCCACACCAATGCTGATGGTGTCAGAGCAACAAGATAGTAATTTAAAAACACCTAATGaacttacaaaaatatataacaactTGTAATCCTTAGGAAACGGCGTGTTTTTGACATGAATTTTGCACGAAAGGTCATCGAAAGTGAGTTTGGTATGATCAAATGTCAtgcttttaattaatatttgtagGCTTGATTTGAAATTACATAATAcagtttttcttcagatatcaGTCATATAAGTTTGAGAACAAAAACACCAAAAAGTGTCTTTGGCTGTTTTATTTTCGTTGCGAAGGCCAGCTATTCTAATCTAGTATTCACATGCATCAATGGTATAAACACAGACGCATACGCATGTACGCATGTTAAGTCTTACGTCATTTATTTGATACAATACCGGTgccatttttatttctattgtaCATATAGACATTCATTTACTAGTACCTGCCAATCTGTGACACAGTGCCTATGCGCGCTCAGTAGATACAATCggccacgtacatgtacatcaaagattttaaaaaagtgaaaaacagGTATTCCGTACAAACTGCAGTAAATAAATTGTAACGATGTacaaagtatatacatgtactttaaggTTATGTATGGGTATTATGCAATGCTTCTTTCCTTCATATCTAGTAAGGTCTACTAAAGACGGcgttttattcttaaaataaaagttttaataaGTTGTGCCTTCGAATACAACATGAACTTACAAAGAAATACTACTTATACTGTTTAAGTAACGACCAGAGAGTAACTCACTCGACAGAACCAACATTTTGTCGTCAAGCACAGTCTATGTGGTGGGTTGTTTTTAACGTTGCTAGATCTTGAATTAGTCTACCAACTCAAATTAACCTCAAaagtataaaatacatgtacacgtacgTAAAACTTCAAATATAGACCGTTCATACACTACAGGAACTGGTTGTCAAGTttcttgtaaaatataaaaagaagaCAAAATACTCAGTGCATTGCccatcgtcggaaacccacggcCAGTCTCGCATACGCATACTAAGCGTATGCCAGACTGgccgtgggtttccgacgatgtGCATTGCCTAGCTATTGCTCAAATGTATAGTCCTGATTCTGTACAGAAATacatttatgtaattttgtaCAGTAATGTGTATTTCGTAAAGATTAATTAAAGTTTGTGGCATATATTAATACAGGTTATGTAAACATAAGCAACCAACTGGTGACTCCTGATTCCAAGATTCTGGCAGAATTAGACATGTACCTCACGTATGACCAGTACAAGATTCTATTCTCTCCTGAAAGGTATGGCTTAACATTCATACTAGAATTTTCACGAacattggtacatgtactttatatgtTACAAGTACCAAAAGTTTTTTCCATTGTACCCTAACAAAGAAATGTactaccgtataacgggtaattttactgctgtgatttttttacgaatttgtcttaaaatagggcgatttgaatttttacgcgtattttttttacgaattggacatgtccgtaaaaattaaaataatctgtGGTAAAAGTCTTGCATATATGTAACGAGAGGTATCTattgattatatacatgtacatgcacctGTATATTTGTTGATATTATGGGTCAAGATTATGAcaataatcaatataaaaatatctgaTACTGATGAATATAATTGAATATTGAAAAGAAATCCCAATCAATATAGAAAGACAAAATTTTCAGAGAAAGAACAAAGCGGAAGGCAGTGCGATCGGGTGTACTGCGTTGGCCCAATGGTGAAATACCTTACGAATTCAAATGGGGCGCATACAGTAAGAAAGTTTCTAATTGGCTGAGTACTGAATTTGAATTCAACTATATTTCCAATGTTTTTAGATTGTGATTAGATtagatttttttccctttttgtGTAATAGGTAACTCGGAGAAATATCTAATCCGTGTCGCCATGCGTGAATGGGAAAAGTATACGTGTCTGCGATTTAGAAAAAGACAGAGGGAGAATAACTATGTCATGTTTCAAGACAATTTTGGGTGAGCGCAAAAATTGTATACACGAAACATTTTAAATGCAAAACGAGATGAAAATCATCTGTAATTTTTCAACGTTCTGATTTCAGCTGTAACTCCCAGTTAGGCATGGTCGGTGGAGGACAGCCTTTGAATCTAGACAGAAATGGCTGCCGATACGTAAGCTGCTAAGTTAGTTACCGATTCAATTATAGTTAATGCAATTATGCACAGAATGCCATGTGCACAATGCTTGTATGCTGTAATTTTTAAGCGAATCAATGCAGAATTCTGCAGATGAAAGTAACCCgtcttgtgtaaaaaaaaaaaaaaagcattgttAACAGACACAAGCCTTTCAAGCTTGTAATATCGCCCAAGGCTTTGGTTTAAAGGAATTAAGCATCATTAACAACTGAGGGTAAAGGTCTGTTCCTCTTTTTCAATAACCAAGACAACAAAATGGTAGCCATAGCGATTTACAAAAGTGCGATGCTACTAAATTTAACCTTATAACTAATATTGTTTCAATACCTAGTtcgacatttttttcttcatttgatgGTAAACTGGCAAACTTTCTTGTATTACAGAAAGGGCTTTATCTTCATGAGATTGGGCACGCTGTTGGTTTGGTTCACGAACACCAGCGGCCGATTCGGGACCAGTTTATTCGAATCAATTACGGAAATGTACACCCAAGTCTACGACAATGGTTTCAGAAGTATCCACAGTACCGaatcaacaattttaatatttcttacgAATTTTCCTCTGTCATGCATTACGGAATCACGGTAAGAAATTATGCTTCCATTTCACAATTACgttaactttaaaaagttttaagttgAAAACATCGGATACTTTACACTTTCTTTCACTGTAATgtgtaaatcaaaatttacattttccagtgctTTTGTCTTTGGTTATGATTATTAGAAATCGATTTTGTAACGTATATTCTACTGCAGTTCAACAGTAATGATAATATAATATTCAATTGATagaattgctgaaaattatgtaaatataggTAATaggttaattattttttgaatattattaggtGACCAAACACGGTCGGGCTTGATCAAtctatatgtataataataaggCCCCTTTACCGGATGGCAGCAACAATTTTGTCGTTGTCATATTGTAACTTtggtatttactgccacccggtaaattccaAATTCACAGGACCACATTTTATCGACtataaaatattatagaaaTTTGTAAAACGGTGTATTCAGGTTTACTTATTGCTTTAAcacaatattaataaaaaattcagctttatgaatagacaatttatatatatctgaatatgaaataaatgacaCTTAAAGTTGAGCACATGAATtggtattaaattttacataaaaagaaaacagctaAGATATCTCTGTAGCTGCAGATCTATGCAACAACCAACGTATCACATCAGAAAGTTATGAACTCTTAAACCATCAATTAATGAATGAATGTACAtgaaatatgaatgaattcatGAATGAAATGATACATGCTGTACAATATTAGTTACTGTGAAGTAAACACAGGTACgtttaaatgttttcctttcTCTCCTCGTCCGTAGGCATTTTCTGTTGATGGGCGATCAAAAACTATAGAGACGCAGCCTCAGTACAGATCACAGGAACCGGATATAGGACGCGTGTATTCCAAGGAGTTGTCCTTCACCGATATAGCCACTGTTAGCAATATGTATCATTGTAGTAAGTTTCCAAGTAGCTTCCGGTTTGTAACTTCCGGTCTGAAAACCCCAGTTCGTCCATCCAATTTTTTTCCAGACCGGAAGCTACAGAGAGTTTCCAAGTATATATCTGAACATGCACGTCTATAGCAAGAGATGGGTTTGCCGGGCCTGATCTCTACACTATTTTTGaaagtataattatattttctatataataaTTAGCTCCTCTACGATTGTTTGACTTTTTatccttgaaaaacaaattgatgATACATGTCTGCAAAAATTGATTCAATTTGGTTAAAACGATGACGATAACTTAAAGCTCTCCATGTAATTTAACCATTAATTGTTCTTGGTGGTTTTAGATAGACACTGCAGTAGAAATATACGATGTAGAGATGGCGGCTATGTTGACCAGAATTGTCGATGTGTTTGTCCGGACGGGTCGTCAGACTGCGAAGAAGGCAAAGCTCCACAATTTCAGTGTAGGTTTAGTCAGCTGTGAAAAAGACTTTAATTTACACTTAAACCTTTTCCTTCCTGTATCTTGAATATACCAACCCTCTCATGTATGTGatcattaaacaaaattgtatcatagattaaattctaaattataTTGTACAATCATATACATCTGTATAACTATATCCAAGACCTTTAGTCAGTATAGCATCTTTTAATCACAAAATGAGCTTTTCAATCaagcttttaaaaatgtattataacaTCATAAAAAACTCAAAATCCAATCTAAAGCACAGCAAACCATTGTTTATAAGTCTGTAGGAATCAGGACAAGGATTGGTCGTGCAGTGTGTGGGCCAAACAGGGGGAGTGCGACAGAAACCCTAGGTACATGAAATCCAAGTGTGCGCGGGCGTGTGGAGTGTGCAGTGACGCAATGGCCGCCGATAAAGGTTACATTTTAGATTCTGATTTTATCCGTTATGTCGAACATCCACGAATATTATTGGACTACTAATCGCACCATCTTGACATTAAACTTTTCGTTGTTTTTATAACTAAAAAATTTAACGACCTCTTTGATCTATGTATTTTCTCGCGTGAAAGCTAGACTAAGTATTGAAAGCTTTCTGTTTTCTAATCCAAAAGCCTTTGTGTATTTTTGAATCAGTGGTTGGAGCCCAGTGTGTGAATGCTTTTCCCGATGACAAGTGTAAAAGCTGGAAAGAGCTTGGAGACTGTGTGGCCAACAAAGTATGGATGTCACAGAACTGTAAAAAGGCATGTGGAGTCTGTGGCAGTAGCAACGATTCCACCGGAAGTAGGCTTTCAACACACTGTTTCTTCTACCTTCTGCAGAAAGGATCAAACACATTACTCGTTTCCTTAAATTTAATCTGACGTTGTAGAAAAgaataatgtaaaaaattataaaaagatgACTGATATCTTTTTACAATGGCCTCGAAATAAAATTCTCATAAacgtttaaataaaattaacttcCTTGGATCAAAAACAGTTTTCTAGTTCTTGCATTCCATTTCTTATCCTTTACGATAGCTGGGTGCTCAAACAGGCAACCCGACAAGAAGTGTGACGACTGGGCAGTGAGGGGAGAATGTACTGTCAATCCGAGATGGATGGCGAGAAATTGTCGGAAGTCGTGTCAACAATGTACCGACGGCAGTGGTACAACTTCCAGAATACCAAATACCACTTCCACTCCTAGACCCACCGTACGAACGACTGCtgccaccaccaccaccacagaAAGAACCACAACCTCAGAACCATTTACCACTGTGGATAATGGGACTGTtgccaccaccaccaccaccacagaAAGAACCACAAGCTCAGAACCATCTACCACTGTGGATAATGTTACTTCTTCTACCACAGAACCGCCTACCACTGTAGATACAACCACTACCAGAGACGAGAATCTAACGACTACAATCCCATGGCAGTCTACCACTACCACCAGTCGACCGTCTACAACCACCGTATATACTCCACCGACCCGAACTACTACAATATCACCTACCACACGGAAACCGGGTTTGTTACATCAATCTATTAAAAATAAGACTTGTTAAACCACTAAATGCAAGTTTATATGCAGGATAATGTAGAGGTCTGATTTTAATCTGATTGCAGGAGCATGGTTCAATgttatctatataattttgcacCCATTTCTGCATTATAGTATATCGAAATATACTGTTGATGAAGTCCATGCTTCCAGTGTAGATAAACCTTTAATTGTTTTTGCATCCAACCATCGTCTGACGCCACTGCCCAAGATGGCCACGGTCCGGAGTCACACTTTGGCCGTAGATAGTAAACAGCGGTCAAACTGTAAAATGTTCTCTCATCAACAAAAGGAACAATATTTGGACAAAGAGCCGTACTAGGAGATGACGTACTTGTATGtatgtccaaaaaaaaaatccctaatgCATTTCTTGTTTCGAATTATAGTCAGACTCTTACCAAAGGCACCTGTTATTTCGGTAATAGAAGTCACACCAGACTTGGTCAGATTCCAATTGTCATTCCGGAGAGATGATGGATCTACACTCAAACTTCTTGTTGTCAAACCATTCCAGAGGGAACTGAAATATAAAAACTATCCAATAGGTAAGAAACGAGAATTACATGTtcctttcaaaaaattaatcagTTATTCAGtagttgaaattttattagctttaaaatcttattatgaTATACCGGTTAACCAATGTATCTTGCAATTCTCCAATATTCTGTGGTGGCTAGAATGAGATTTTTCATAGTTCCGCAGAATAGGTGGGTTCCAACTTAAGAATACGTAATTTCACAATATCTCTATTTAATTAACCTTCTACAGTAAAGGCTAAATTATGACTGCCGCCAAGAACTGCaactatatttttatgataaatcaagttgaatatgataaacataaggttgtttataaaaattataaataagagATTGTGATTGAGTTATATTATTCTTTTCTCTGCAGGCAtgtaatttcctttttttatcgCTTAAGAATTAACAGATGGCGGACCTAGAGTTATAGAAGTGAAGTACTCCGGTCTAAAACCGAAGTCTGCATATTCCTTCCGATTCTATGCAATAAGTGATGCTGGATCTGGTCAatatattgatgaaaaaataatgacaaaagcCAAAGGTAATTATTTACCACACTGCATGTATTAATCAAGAGTAGCAAGAAAGGAATTAAATACGGTTAGCTATTTTTAAACTCAGTGATTCGATTCTTTTCCTCAACATGCGTTAATAGAAGTTGGATGTTCTATAACCAAATAATCTAGACACTGCTGCAACATTATACCAATACTCTAAatgaaactatttttaaaattatgtacaatcagcaaatacatttttttttcatttatgaaaatattatgtaaatgttTAGCAAgatatcatttcatttcattcccccccccccctgaaaattGGCATTTTTAGAAAACACAAGAAATGGAACAATTAATATGAATcgtaaattatattataatttatatacctATTCATTGACTATGAGAACggtagcaagtttattgtccccctcgACAGCAACTACAATGTTCTTCCCTCGGTTCTGCctcatgaaatagttgctgtctcgAGGGACAACAAACTTGCTGTCGTTCTCATTGTCAGTAAATaggtacattgtattttatcataccgaagaaatcttttaaagagggctcgatggtcgtggccatttacAAAACTGTATTGACCTCCTTTATAAGAAGAGTtgtgtataaaaatatagaaaaataccctcaaataaaaaaaaggattatattttcttaaaatagagtgcatgtttcttgttaaggtatccgatccatattaggaccaaatttttccaaccttgaatatccatcatgtattaaatactttgatatttatttgaaGCATTTACGAGTAGAAAAAGATTTaccgagagaaattttcaaaaatattattgattaagcagtaattaattaatgaagattgcattaaggtCTATGGAATCTATcacatttttgtaaataaaaaagtaattactaggaatatcaaaaaatgcttcggtggaaagatgtattttatcataaggaatacaaaaaatattgaaattaaattttataccgTGTAGATtgttttagaattaatttttatagaatattagcaaagggggacaactcttcaaaaaaagaaaaggtcATTAAAAAGGACACATTCCACTCTTACATATTGATACTTAAATAGGAAAATTATGTTCAAGTATACTGAGTATACAGCCCATACATAGCTGTTATGCATCCAAATTCATTGAATCTGAggctattatggatcggataccttaagtCCTATGGCGGCACATGAACACAAGCAAACTTGATAAGGATCAGCACTGATCCGCTTCATTgatatgtttaataaaattaatgctacaatcaaaaagataataaaatattcTACTGAAAAACCCAAACCAATAAATCGATTCCGTTTTCGGCGAAACAAGACTTTTTATTGCTGCCGATTTCCATTCGCTCATTTGGAAGCCAAGATttatattcatacatgtatatatgggcTGCggaaatggtaaaaaaaaaagaagaaaagaaacattaatgcaaaacaaacaaattattttttaaaacaagctAAATACAGAACAAGCCAGCTTAAAACAAAACCAACAGCCtcttttgtaaaaatcaaaagacATCGTTGCAAGACAAACGATCACCGATGCAAAACTAACAGTCACGCACTGGATTAACGCTAGATGGCGTACAAAGAGGAATCGGGAGAAATCGtaaaagttatggactttcacCACTTTACACCAGCATaatcggtctcctttcaaagttagaattattcaaaataaataaaaataatttctttatgggaacacaaaaaaaaagaaacaaaaaaaaaaccccacaaaaaaacccaaaaaaacccccacCCAAATGAATCATGGGAATGCTTAGAAAGGGAGACCGTTTGAATTCGTCCCCAaatgattgggtttattcaacccgcatggtTACGCATCGATTGTATACAAAACGcttttcagaaatattagtgaacaaaagttaatttttgatttgccaaaatttttgattttgcgATGTCGTAGTCGTAATACTACAATTAGTAACACATCCGCCTTTTATatcgtttgttttgtaaacaaattctgtatatatatatatatatatatatatatatatatatatatatatatatatatatatatatatatatatatatatatattttcattcaaatatatGGCTTAATTATTGACCGGAAacactactgcaatgtctattatttcACACGTACTTAGCATATTCATCGTTTAAAAGCgaacacaaaatttgatatgaaatcgGACCAATAGCTTGAAACAGTTTCATGCTATATAAGCATATAACTCTATTTACGGGttctccggcttcttcccacattAATGActccctcgcgctaacatccctgccaacgagagatattaatataagttgtagaacttgtttatcaatcgttgtaaaataaataaagttcagttttttttaaatttacgaaatcattaatAAAGTCATTTGGGGGTATTCTGAAACCCTCTTTTTTTCAACTGGACCTCCGCTCTCGCCCccagaaaattcaaattatcaaaataagatAGTAAAATTCCCAAAATAGGCCCCGGACCCATCATCCATCCACtctggaaaacaaaattatcggACACcccctgaattttttttattgatccgcgcatgtatacCTTATTCCTATTTTATCATAAGGATAAGTTCATAAGCAAAAAATAtgttgaatgtaaatataaagaacCTACCATGGAAAATAAAAGCATGGATGTTACTAAAAATCTATATGAAGATTGTAGTACTTATGCCACTTAATGTATATACCCAACAACAAAATGATGATATGTCATACGAATTGTATtgattataaggaaataaaaataacagataattttaaaggggcatggtcaagattttggtcaaaaattatttttccgcgTCTAATATTTTCAACGCATCAGTAAGGCATCTTTAATAggcaaacaaaatttgagtgACGTTCGTTGAATTATAAGCGAGTtaaagagcttacaattctttgctttgtaaacaaagcttttgtttacattttgaatttccagttttagacctaaaatgaatgtgttaaacgctagaaactgtttatttatgctaaaaatgaataacaaCATAGACAAAGCAggttgaaaaagattttttactggtatttttaaaatgtaaacaaaaataaggaCCGAGCATTGTTTGTACATGAAATAGAAATGTGAGCCCTGCATCTTGCATAT
This is a stretch of genomic DNA from Crassostrea angulata isolate pt1a10 chromosome 4, ASM2561291v2, whole genome shotgun sequence. It encodes these proteins:
- the LOC128182020 gene encoding zinc metalloproteinase nas-15-like isoform X1 encodes the protein MKTCIVPVVIILSFVRDVVSQGDRRRPPVGATIDQLIARSMGGIEGYVNISNQLVTPDSKILAELDMYLTYDQYKILFSPERERTKRKAVRSGVLRWPNGEIPYEFKWGAYSNSEKYLIRVAMREWEKYTCLRFRKRQRENNYVMFQDNFGCNSQLGMVGGGQPLNLDRNGCRYKGLYLHEIGHAVGLVHEHQRPIRDQFIRINYGNVHPSLRQWFQKYPQYRINNFNISYEFSSVMHYGITAFSVDGRSKTIETQPQYRSQEPDIGRVYSKELSFTDIATVSNMYHCNRHCSRNIRCRDGGYVDQNCRCVCPDGSSDCEEGKAPQFQFCRNQDKDWSCSVWAKQGECDRNPRYMKSKCARACGVCSDAMAADKVVGAQCVNAFPDDKCKSWKELGDCVANKVWMSQNCKKACGVCGSSNDSTGTGCSNRQPDKKCDDWAVRGECTVNPRWMARNCRKSCQQCTDGSGTTSRIPNTTSTPRPTVRTTAATTTTTERTTTSEPFTTVDNGTVATTTTTTERTTSSEPSTTVDNVTSSTTEPPTTVDTTTTRDENLTTTIPWQSTTTTSRPSTTTVYTPPTRTTTISPTTRKPVRLLPKAPVISVIEVTPDLVRFQLSFRRDDGSTLKLLVVKPFQRELKYKNYPIELTDGGPRVIEVKYSGLKPKSAYSFRFYAISDAGSGQYIDEKIMTKAKGNSQHTATSWKKGHLELPVLTGSSGG
- the LOC128182020 gene encoding zinc metalloproteinase nas-15-like isoform X2, with amino-acid sequence MKTCIVPVVIILSFVRDVVSQGDRRRPPVGATIDQLIARSMGGIEGYVNISNQLVTPDSKILAELDMYLTYDQYKILFSPERERTKRKAVRSGVLRWPNGEIPYEFKWGAYSNSEKYLIRVAMREWEKYTCLRFRKRQRENNYVMFQDNFGCNSQLGMVGGGQPLNLDRNGCRYKGLYLHEIGHAVGLVHEHQRPIRDQFIRINYGNVHPSLRQWFQKYPQYRINNFNISYEFSSVMHYGITAFSVDGRSKTIETQPQYRSQEPDIGRVYSKELSFTDIATVSNMYHCNRHCSRNIRCRDGGYVDQNCRCVCPDGSSDCEEGKAPQFQFCRNQDKDWSCSVWAKQGECDRNPRYMKSKCARACGVCSDAMAADKVVGAQCVNAFPDDKCKSWKELGDCVANKVWMSQNCKKACGVCGSSNDSTGTGCSNRQPDKKCDDWAVRGECTVNPRWMARNCRKSCQQCTDGSGTTSRIPNTTSTPRPTVRTTAATTTTTTTTERTTSSEPSTTVDNVTSSTTEPPTTVDTTTTRDENLTTTIPWQSTTTTSRPSTTTVYTPPTRTTTISPTTRKPVRLLPKAPVISVIEVTPDLVRFQLSFRRDDGSTLKLLVVKPFQRELKYKNYPIELTDGGPRVIEVKYSGLKPKSAYSFRFYAISDAGSGQYIDEKIMTKAKGNSQHTATSWKKGHLELPVLTGSSGG